The following proteins are encoded in a genomic region of Sulfurospirillum arsenophilum NBRC 109478:
- a CDS encoding glutathionylspermidine synthase family protein has product MLHVEKIKPLSKEFLESIGFYWHTDADQTSYVADELVLVNNNEVEAYYEAANELYDMFAEAGQYVIDNNLFHELNIPFNLVELIKNSWANDVHWHLYGRFDFAGGVDGKPIKLLEFNADTPTSLYETAIIQWAMLKANGMDEAKQFNTLFEALKENFKRLVVLGGDTEDFAENYEGWRILFSSIRGNIEDENTTRLLQTAANEAGFHTDFAYVDEVGFNGKEGIFKGDENFEYWFKLVPWENIAIEEGDLALLLDEIVREQKAIILNPAYALLFQSKAFMKVLWDLFPNHPLLLETSYAPLKDKKQVEKRAFGREGANTVIYDADMSVIVKTEGDYGNYKPIYQEYVELPKDGEGKSYQAGVFFAYEGCGLGFRRGGLIMENFSKFVGHRIKD; this is encoded by the coding sequence ATGTTACATGTAGAAAAAATCAAGCCGTTAAGCAAGGAATTTTTAGAGTCAATTGGGTTTTATTGGCATACGGATGCGGATCAAACATCTTACGTTGCCGACGAATTAGTTCTGGTCAATAATAATGAGGTAGAAGCCTATTATGAAGCAGCCAATGAGTTGTACGATATGTTTGCTGAAGCTGGGCAATATGTAATCGACAATAATTTGTTTCATGAGCTGAATATTCCGTTTAATCTTGTAGAATTGATTAAAAATTCATGGGCAAATGATGTACATTGGCATTTGTATGGTCGTTTTGATTTTGCAGGTGGTGTCGATGGGAAGCCTATCAAGTTATTAGAGTTTAATGCGGACACGCCAACATCACTGTATGAAACAGCAATTATTCAATGGGCAATGCTCAAAGCCAATGGCATGGATGAAGCAAAACAGTTTAATACTCTTTTTGAAGCCCTCAAAGAGAACTTCAAACGTCTTGTTGTTCTTGGTGGGGATACTGAAGATTTTGCTGAAAATTATGAGGGATGGAGAATTCTTTTCTCTTCCATTCGTGGGAATATCGAAGATGAAAATACCACTAGATTACTTCAAACAGCTGCAAATGAGGCTGGATTTCATACGGATTTTGCCTATGTCGATGAGGTAGGATTTAATGGTAAAGAGGGAATTTTTAAAGGAGATGAAAATTTTGAATATTGGTTCAAACTTGTTCCTTGGGAAAATATTGCGATAGAAGAGGGCGATTTGGCACTGCTTTTAGATGAAATTGTTCGTGAACAAAAGGCCATTATCTTAAATCCTGCCTATGCGCTTCTGTTTCAAAGTAAAGCGTTTATGAAAGTACTATGGGATCTTTTCCCCAATCATCCACTATTACTCGAAACCTCTTATGCACCGTTAAAAGATAAAAAACAAGTTGAAAAAAGAGCGTTTGGAAGAGAAGGTGCTAATACGGTTATCTATGATGCTGACATGTCTGTTATTGTTAAAACAGAAGGTGATTATGGCAATTATAAACCGATCTATCAAGAATATGTGGAACTTCCAAAAGATGGCGAAGGTAAATCATACCAAGCAGGTGTTTTCTTTGCTTATGAAGGATGTGGGCTTGGGTTTAGGCGAGGAGGGCTCATTATGGAGAACTTCTCAAAATTTGTGGGACACCGTATAAAGGACTAA
- a CDS encoding D-2-hydroxyacid dehydrogenase, translating into MKIVFLDAKTLGDDADLSIFQQFGLFETFATTALSQRVEHIGDAKIILTNKVVIDKEVMDACPNLGLICITATGMNNVDLEYAKQKGIVVKNVAGYSTASVAQTTFMLVLSLLEQCGYYDQFVKSGSWIKSPMYTHIDRPFWELKGKRWGIIGFGTIGKEVAKIASAFGSTVVFYSTSGANSDSHYERVSLDVMMQTCDVISIHAPLNENTKNLIAKEQLTMMKKGAILVNVGRGGIVNEDDLREVIDTKEIYVGLDVLAVEPMVEHHPLLHVKHPERLIITPHIAWASIEARTELMRQVGENIKEFLRQ; encoded by the coding sequence ATGAAAATTGTTTTTTTAGATGCCAAGACATTAGGTGATGATGCGGATTTGAGTATTTTTCAGCAGTTTGGACTGTTTGAAACCTTTGCAACTACGGCGTTATCACAGAGAGTTGAGCACATTGGTGATGCAAAGATAATCCTTACCAATAAAGTTGTTATTGATAAAGAAGTCATGGATGCATGCCCTAATTTAGGGCTTATTTGCATTACGGCTACAGGTATGAATAATGTTGATTTGGAATATGCAAAGCAAAAAGGCATTGTGGTTAAAAATGTTGCAGGGTATTCAACTGCATCGGTAGCACAAACCACATTTATGCTTGTTCTGAGCCTTTTAGAGCAGTGTGGTTATTATGACCAGTTTGTAAAATCAGGCAGTTGGATTAAAAGCCCTATGTATACGCATATTGATCGACCTTTTTGGGAACTTAAGGGTAAACGTTGGGGTATAATTGGCTTTGGTACGATTGGTAAAGAAGTGGCAAAAATTGCTTCTGCCTTTGGTTCAACGGTTGTTTTTTATTCTACCAGTGGCGCCAATAGTGACAGCCATTATGAACGTGTTAGTCTTGATGTTATGATGCAAACATGCGATGTTATTTCGATTCATGCACCTCTTAATGAAAACACAAAAAATTTAATTGCTAAAGAGCAGTTAACTATGATGAAAAAAGGTGCTATTTTAGTCAATGTTGGTCGTGGAGGCATCGTTAATGAAGATGATTTACGCGAAGTCATTGATACGAAAGAGATTTATGTAGGGCTTGATGTGTTGGCGGTTGAGCCAATGGTTGAGCATCATCCACTTTTACATGTAAAGCATCCTGAACGCTTAATTATTACGCCGCATATTGCATGGGCAAGTATTGAAGCAAGAACAGAACTGATGCGACAAGTGGGTGAAAATATCAAAGAATTTTTAAGACAATAA